In Rhodobacter sp. 24-YEA-8, the following are encoded in one genomic region:
- a CDS encoding response regulator transcription factor has product MPGPGSFVTDSLKQGNRVVTFGIAGIVLILFAAALLLFLNLPDANAFNARVERIFIENDDLRSGAEIRLLEILAGSGTTFSEVLTSYRMVIFVLLVFSSALLVAALVFLVMIIVLNKKIGAIQRSGIQVSSLMISREARAVYINDLEFTLTEAALETLSVLAEARMDDEVLTGVQIEAVISGRSEADCEEAAGATRVKRLRDALGNQLVSELLVKTIARRGYVLAVGKETIRMI; this is encoded by the coding sequence ATGCCGGGGCCTGGTTCCTTCGTTACTGACAGCCTGAAACAGGGCAACCGGGTCGTGACCTTCGGAATCGCCGGGATCGTGCTGATTCTGTTCGCGGCCGCCTTGCTTCTGTTCCTGAACCTGCCCGACGCCAATGCATTCAATGCAAGGGTTGAGCGGATCTTTATCGAGAATGACGACCTGCGCAGCGGGGCCGAGATCCGGCTTCTTGAGATTCTGGCGGGATCCGGAACCACTTTTTCCGAGGTTCTGACCAGCTATCGGATGGTGATTTTCGTGCTGCTGGTCTTTTCGTCTGCACTTCTGGTTGCGGCCCTGGTTTTCCTTGTGATGATCATCGTGCTGAACAAGAAGATCGGCGCGATCCAGCGGTCAGGCATCCAGGTCTCCTCGCTGATGATCTCACGCGAGGCGCGGGCGGTTTATATCAACGACCTGGAATTCACCCTGACCGAGGCCGCGCTGGAGACGCTCTCTGTGCTGGCAGAGGCACGGATGGATGATGAAGTGCTGACCGGGGTGCAGATCGAAGCGGTGATCTCGGGCCGGTCCGAGGCGGATTGCGAAGAGGCGGCAGGGGCCACGCGGGTCAAACGCCTGCGTGACGCACTTGGCAATCAACTGGTGAGCGAGCTTCTGGTGAAGACCATTGCCCGGCGCGGCTATGTTTTGGCCGTTGGAAAGGAAACGATCCGCATGATCTGA
- a CDS encoding sensor histidine kinase, with protein MRYSLRILLALCLAGLQLIAVLAVVFSSYFTSEKALIAHARHLLRDVGTNAIEHSKGFLNPAQGAAELAARLAQNQVVASDDQARLEQLLFQQLQISPQFAGLYFGGEDGHFVMVSRTPDQAGPFRTKLITIENGVRRIELIWRRDDFSVMARRLTPDDPYDPRTRSWFILAKNSLGTVWTDPYIFFSSQQPGITLAAPVLRPVKGKRGASGARRSIWGVVGVDIEISRISEFLSRLQIGTSGKALIIHKNGDVIAHPDLNLLRVTAEDGSLRFASIGEIDDPIARAAFAPLASSGELKIAQLTPSQFTYKGESYVSTVMPTISGKLPWTIGVYAPESDFTASIKDNRTQNIWIAVLVAATTGIVGLLLADYIYRPVRAFAVRNALISQGEVDTTKPPPRTYKELEKANSTLMQQIVARREAEREYGQTFELSTRAMAQISPVDGSIIRANAKFAELVGAPSTGAVIGRKVTDVAHPDDLAAYACADGSQVNETGGAEASQEMRWFRRDGAVIWVKLNSIIIRDEAGKPLHGVLTVDDITEEKASAGRIEQLNRDLSHMARGNTMGQMAAGLAHELNQPLTAISQNADTALLALQLGKWTDTELRELLTEIESQSLRAGDIIRALRGFIRKDEGALAPFDFAELLGQTLRLVQAEARDSGVRIVEDLAVLPPVLGNRIQVAQVLVNLLRNAIEAIASDSENTRQVTVTVRPLLQDSRDMLVVTVEDTGPGVSDSITLFTQFDTSKPEGMGLGLSICRSIIEANGGTLWHEKPGTRGARFCFTLNTAAEAV; from the coding sequence ATGCGCTATTCGCTGCGGATCCTTCTGGCGCTCTGCCTGGCCGGCCTGCAGCTGATCGCTGTTCTTGCAGTGGTGTTCTCGTCATATTTCACCTCGGAAAAGGCGCTGATCGCCCATGCGCGCCACCTGTTGCGCGATGTCGGCACCAATGCGATCGAACATTCCAAGGGCTTCCTGAACCCCGCCCAGGGCGCCGCCGAACTCGCGGCGCGGCTGGCGCAGAACCAGGTGGTTGCCAGCGATGACCAGGCGCGGCTTGAACAGCTCCTGTTCCAGCAATTGCAGATCTCGCCGCAATTTGCCGGCCTCTATTTCGGCGGCGAGGATGGCCATTTCGTCATGGTCTCACGCACACCCGATCAGGCAGGGCCGTTCCGCACCAAGCTGATCACGATTGAAAACGGCGTCCGTCGGATCGAACTGATCTGGCGCCGCGATGATTTCTCGGTCATGGCGCGACGGCTGACCCCGGACGATCCCTATGACCCGCGCACGCGCTCCTGGTTCATTCTGGCAAAGAACAGTCTCGGCACGGTCTGGACCGACCCCTATATCTTCTTCTCGTCGCAACAGCCGGGGATCACCCTGGCGGCGCCGGTGCTGCGTCCGGTAAAAGGCAAACGTGGGGCCAGCGGCGCGCGAAGGTCGATCTGGGGCGTGGTCGGTGTCGATATCGAGATCAGCCGCATCTCGGAATTCCTGTCGCGGCTGCAGATCGGCACCTCAGGTAAGGCACTGATTATACACAAGAACGGGGATGTTATCGCGCATCCCGATCTGAACCTTTTGCGCGTGACCGCCGAAGATGGCTCGTTGCGCTTCGCCAGTATCGGCGAAATCGACGACCCCATTGCGCGCGCCGCCTTTGCGCCGCTGGCAAGCAGCGGCGAGTTGAAAATCGCCCAGCTCACCCCCTCACAATTCACCTATAAAGGTGAATCCTATGTCTCGACCGTGATGCCGACGATCAGTGGCAAATTGCCCTGGACCATCGGCGTCTATGCGCCCGAGAGCGACTTTACCGCCTCGATCAAGGACAACCGGACCCAGAATATCTGGATTGCTGTGCTGGTTGCCGCGACCACCGGCATTGTCGGGCTTTTGCTGGCCGATTACATCTACCGCCCCGTCCGCGCCTTTGCGGTTCGCAATGCCTTGATTTCTCAGGGTGAAGTCGACACCACAAAACCGCCGCCGCGCACCTATAAAGAGCTGGAAAAGGCCAATTCCACCCTGATGCAGCAAATCGTGGCGCGCCGCGAGGCAGAGCGCGAATATGGCCAGACTTTCGAGCTTTCGACCCGTGCGATGGCGCAGATCTCGCCGGTGGATGGGTCGATCATCCGCGCCAATGCGAAATTCGCCGAACTGGTCGGCGCCCCTTCGACCGGGGCGGTGATCGGGCGCAAAGTGACGGATGTCGCGCATCCTGACGATCTTGCGGCCTATGCCTGCGCCGATGGATCGCAGGTGAATGAGACCGGCGGAGCCGAGGCCAGCCAGGAAATGCGCTGGTTCCGGCGCGATGGCGCGGTGATCTGGGTCAAGCTGAATTCGATCATCATTCGCGATGAGGCGGGCAAGCCCCTGCATGGCGTGCTGACCGTCGATGACATCACCGAGGAAAAGGCCAGCGCCGGCAGGATCGAGCAACTGAACCGCGACCTCTCTCATATGGCGCGCGGCAATACGATGGGGCAGATGGCGGCCGGCCTCGCTCATGAGCTGAACCAGCCGTTGACCGCGATCTCGCAAAATGCCGATACCGCCTTGCTGGCGCTGCAACTGGGCAAATGGACCGACACCGAGCTGCGCGAGCTTCTGACCGAAATCGAAAGCCAGTCGCTGCGCGCCGGCGATATCATCCGCGCCCTGCGGGGCTTTATCCGCAAGGACGAAGGCGCGCTTGCGCCCTTTGATTTCGCTGAACTTCTGGGCCAGACGCTGCGCCTCGTCCAGGCCGAAGCCCGCGATTCCGGCGTACGGATCGTCGAGGATCTGGCTGTGCTGCCACCGGTTCTGGGCAACCGGATCCAGGTGGCGCAGGTGTTGGTCAATCTTTTGCGCAATGCCATCGAAGCCATTGCCTCTGACAGCGAAAACACGCGCCAGGTGACCGTGACCGTGCGGCCTTTGCTGCAGGACAGCCGCGATATGCTGGTCGTCACAGTCGAGGATACCGGGCCCGGCGTCAGCGACTCCATCACGCTTTTTACCCAGTTCGATACATCGAAACCCGAAGGGATGGGCCTTGGTCTCTCAATCTGCCGGTCGATCATCGAGGCGAATGGCGGCACGCTCTGGCATGAAAAGCCGGGGACGCGCGGCGCAAGATTCTGTTTCACGCTGAACACAGCTGCGGAGGCGGTATGA
- a CDS encoding response regulator transcription factor produces the protein MKEQSIGQQDPVAGLTVFLVDDDEAIRNSLARALQKRDYRVETFASAADFLLRYDGEAPGCLILDYGMPGMNGLELQAWLARAGHDLPIIFITGHGGVPESVQAIKAGALDFLEKPFRQSVLIERIETAFAMVAEHHAARAGTERLRAKFDRLTSREMEIVSHMVSNPSETSSKEVGARLGISPRTVDHHRARILEKLQIRSVAELISMAQHFLAKG, from the coding sequence ATGAAAGAGCAGTCGATTGGACAGCAGGACCCCGTGGCCGGGCTCACGGTCTTTCTGGTCGATGATGACGAGGCGATCCGCAATTCGCTCGCCCGTGCACTGCAAAAGCGCGATTACCGGGTCGAGACATTTGCCTCGGCGGCGGATTTCCTGCTCCGCTATGATGGCGAGGCACCCGGCTGCCTGATCCTTGATTACGGGATGCCGGGGATGAACGGGCTGGAATTGCAGGCCTGGCTGGCCAGGGCCGGCCATGACCTGCCGATCATCTTCATCACCGGCCATGGCGGCGTGCCGGAATCGGTGCAGGCGATCAAGGCGGGCGCGCTGGATTTCCTTGAGAAACCCTTCCGGCAGTCGGTACTGATCGAACGGATCGAGACCGCTTTCGCGATGGTTGCCGAACATCACGCCGCCCGCGCCGGGACCGAGCGGCTCAGGGCGAAATTCGACCGGCTTACCAGCCGCGAGATGGAAATCGTCAGCCATATGGTGTCAAATCCGTCCGAGACCTCCAGCAAAGAGGTCGGCGCGCGGCTGGGGATCAGCCCGCGCACGGTCGATCACCACCGGGCGCGGATCCTTGAGAAGCTGCAAATCCGCTCGGTGGCAGAGCTGATTTCGATGGCGCAACATTTCCTCGCAAAGGGCTGA
- a CDS encoding LamB/YcsF family protein gives MGQIDLNSDLGEGYGPWTMGEDARMLELVTSANLACGGHAGDPETMFTALSLAASRNVVIGAHPGYADREGFGRRVIPMQPAEITRMVVAQTAALQGLAALAGAEIRYLKPHGALSGLAAADPVIAGAIADAIAALPGRLALLAISGTALESTARARGLTVFSEIFADRAYLPNGQLMPRSQAGAVLHDADEIAERLIRFLDSGKMPVAGAAPIALDAQSVCIHGDTPGAVDLAADLRQRLSAAGVAIRPFLAA, from the coding sequence ATGGGGCAGATCGACCTCAATTCCGACCTCGGCGAAGGCTATGGGCCCTGGACGATGGGCGAGGATGCCCGGATGCTTGAGCTTGTGACTTCGGCAAATCTGGCCTGTGGTGGCCATGCCGGTGATCCCGAAACCATGTTCACCGCGCTGTCGCTGGCGGCTTCCCGGAATGTCGTGATCGGCGCCCATCCCGGCTATGCCGACCGGGAGGGGTTTGGCCGGCGGGTGATTCCGATGCAGCCGGCCGAAATCACCCGGATGGTGGTGGCCCAGACCGCCGCTTTGCAGGGTCTGGCCGCGCTGGCCGGGGCCGAGATCCGCTATCTGAAACCCCATGGTGCCCTGTCTGGCCTCGCCGCGGCGGATCCGGTGATTGCCGGCGCCATTGCCGATGCGATTGCCGCGCTGCCGGGCCGCCTTGCATTGCTGGCGATCTCGGGGACGGCGCTGGAAAGCACCGCGCGCGCGCGCGGCCTTACCGTCTTTTCCGAGATTTTCGCAGATCGCGCTTATCTGCCCAATGGTCAGCTGATGCCGCGCAGCCAGGCCGGCGCCGTGCTGCATGACGCTGATGAGATTGCCGAACGCCTGATCCGGTTCCTCGACAGCGGTAAGATGCCGGTTGCGGGCGCGGCGCCGATCGCGCTTGATGCGCAGTCGGTCTGCATCCATGGTGATACGCCGGGCGCCGTCGATCTTGCCGCCGATCTGCGCCAGCGGCTGAGCGCGGCGGGCGTGGCGATCCGTCCCTTCCTGGCCGCCTGA